Proteins co-encoded in one Kutzneria chonburiensis genomic window:
- a CDS encoding SDR family NAD(P)-dependent oxidoreductase: protein MTRITTPFGFASTADEVAAGIDLTGRRAVVTGGASGIGIETARTLAHAGAEVTLAVRDVGAGKRVAAGIGGNVLVAHVDLADRRTVADFVAGWDGPLHILVNNAGVMAMPEQHTSEGWEMQFATNHVGHFALTVGLYPALRAAGRARIVSVSSSGHKHSPVIFDDLHFAFRPYDPGLAYGQSKTANVLLAVEATRRWAADGITANAVMPGAIRTNLQRHNTSVLNTAVEWKTPQQGAATSVLLAVSPLLDGVGGRYFEDCNEAELLHARGDRLLHGVAAYALDPANASRLWQVTEQMLSAHPVAGTGR, encoded by the coding sequence ATGACACGTATTACAACCCCGTTCGGGTTTGCCTCCACCGCCGACGAGGTGGCCGCCGGCATCGATCTGACCGGCCGCCGGGCGGTCGTCACCGGCGGCGCGTCCGGCATCGGCATCGAGACGGCTCGCACGCTGGCCCACGCCGGCGCCGAGGTCACGCTGGCCGTCCGCGACGTCGGGGCGGGCAAGCGAGTGGCCGCCGGCATCGGCGGGAACGTGCTGGTAGCGCACGTGGATCTGGCCGACCGGCGCACCGTCGCGGACTTCGTGGCCGGCTGGGACGGGCCGCTGCACATCCTGGTGAACAACGCCGGCGTGATGGCGATGCCGGAGCAGCACACCTCCGAGGGCTGGGAGATGCAGTTCGCCACCAACCACGTCGGCCACTTCGCCCTGACCGTCGGCCTGTACCCGGCGTTGCGGGCCGCCGGCCGGGCGCGGATCGTCTCGGTGAGCTCCAGCGGGCACAAGCACTCGCCGGTGATCTTCGACGACCTGCACTTCGCGTTCCGGCCCTACGACCCGGGATTGGCCTATGGCCAGTCCAAGACCGCCAACGTGTTGCTGGCGGTGGAGGCGACCCGGCGCTGGGCGGCTGACGGGATCACCGCCAACGCCGTGATGCCGGGCGCCATCCGTACCAACCTCCAGCGCCACAACACTTCCGTGCTGAACACGGCGGTCGAGTGGAAGACGCCGCAGCAGGGTGCGGCGACCTCGGTGTTGCTGGCGGTGTCGCCCCTGTTGGACGGTGTCGGCGGCCGGTATTTCGAGGACTGCAACGAAGCCGAGCTCCTGCACGCGCGGGGCGACCGGCTGCTGCACGGCGTCGCGGCGTACGCTCTGGATCCGGCCAATGCCTCGCGGCTGTGGCAGGTCACCGAGCAGATGCTCAGTGCACACCCCGTGGCCGGAACTGGACGCTGA
- a CDS encoding alpha-ketoglutarate-dependent dioxygenase AlkB codes for MALQGSLFDQADAPTLGALTGARRTELTDGAWIDVLPGWLTGADLLFERLVGHVPWYAERRQMYDRIVDVPRLVCFYREQVQLPDPVLDQARDDLSEHYGPELGEPFRTAGMCYYRDGHDSVAWHGDNSGRNTDRTMVAIVSLGAPRALLLRPKGGGESVRHMLGHGDLIVMGGTCQRTWEHAVPKTAKPVGPRISVQFRPRGVH; via the coding sequence CGACCAGGCCGACGCGCCCACCCTCGGCGCACTCACCGGAGCGCGGCGCACCGAGCTGACCGACGGCGCGTGGATCGACGTGCTGCCGGGCTGGCTGACGGGCGCGGATCTGCTGTTCGAGCGGCTGGTCGGACACGTGCCCTGGTACGCGGAGCGCCGCCAGATGTACGACCGGATCGTGGACGTGCCCCGCCTGGTCTGCTTCTACCGTGAACAGGTCCAACTGCCGGACCCGGTGCTCGACCAGGCCCGCGACGACCTGTCCGAACACTACGGGCCGGAGCTGGGGGAGCCGTTCCGCACGGCCGGCATGTGCTACTACCGCGACGGCCACGACAGCGTGGCCTGGCACGGGGACAACAGCGGCCGCAACACCGACCGGACCATGGTGGCGATCGTGTCGCTGGGCGCTCCCAGGGCGCTGCTGCTGCGCCCGAAGGGCGGCGGCGAGAGCGTCCGGCACATGCTCGGCCACGGCGACCTGATCGTCATGGGCGGCACGTGCCAGCGCACCTGGGAGCACGCGGTGCCGAAGACGGCGAAGCCGGTCGGCCCGCGGATCAGCGTCCAGTTCCGGCCACGGGGTGTGCACTGA